A segment of the Mugil cephalus isolate CIBA_MC_2020 chromosome 13, CIBA_Mcephalus_1.1, whole genome shotgun sequence genome:
TGAAACTACAAGAACTATTAATCAGTTAAACTTTCTCAGttattcacatttcattcacGATGGGCTGACGGCTATAAATACTCTTCCACAGGACTGCTGTGAGTAAACTAAGCAGTTCCTCCTCCAAGAACTGGTTTAGTGTGGTTACGTTAACATTTGGTCCTTTCACTGGTCACTTTGATCACCGCCATATATCCTGCATACACACCCTCGTAGACGGCTCCACTCTGCTCTTCCTGAACGGCCCTCAGAAACAGCTCCGTGGCCTGAGGGAAGGTGACTTACAATCAGTCATTTCACTAACAAATGTCACTGACAGAAACATCGCTCGGAGAAGCTATTTTACGACTTACCTTTTCCTCCCGAGCATTCTCCTGTGACTTCTTCAGACCTTTAGCTCGCAGCAGTCGGTCACTCGCTCCGGTTGCTCCAGAGTTAGGCTTGAGTTCAGACATCCACTGAGCTCTGAACGCAttgagctgcagctgcaggtcaAACAAAACAGCAGGTTTTATTAAAAACTAAGCTATTACAGTCTGAATtatgacatttttcttctttggtaCGTTCTCTCAAACGGAATCACAAATACTTACAGTTACCAAAAATAccattttcactttcttttttactttaaaaaaaaaaagtgtgaaaacttTCAGGTCCCTAAAAATCATTAACATTTACAGGGGAACAAGTCAGCTACCAGTACTGAGAGAAAGAGTTTAAAAACGATTAATTTGCACATAATTACGCTTCAGTTAATATTTGTAATGTAAGTGATAGCAGATCACAGAagctaaacacaaacaaataagtagaacagaaaaaaaatttaattaaattgagAAACTACAGGAGAGCAAAGACCTGCTTTGTCATTAACAGAGTCAGTCACTTAAACATATAATGAAATCATGAGAAGTTTTCCTTACTTGAAGATTTGGATCATCTGAATTTTCATCGACGTCCTCCATCGTGCCTCCATCATCCACATTGTCGTCAGCCTGTACAAAAACTAATTAAGTACGACTTCAGAGCTGATTACTAACCCAGCTTATCAAACATGAGAATAAGTGCCCAACTGCAGATACAGATATAGTCACTGCTTATATTGGTATTGTTAAGCATGATTATCATTGTCTATTTCCAGTTTATGGCCTGCAGTTATTACATTACCCAGTCAAATTTTAATAAGAAATAGCAGCGTACACAGTAAACGGCAAACAAAGTGTCAGATCATTGGGAAACACTATCACCATTACATCATCCACTTGAAAACCCTGGTAAGTAAACCTTTTCTGCTCTTATCTATGCCACCAGTTATAttataattgttattttatAAACTACTGGTCAATATAAAGATACagcagacacagacaaataGTCACTGAAAGACACTGGCTGGATTCTGtagaatgattaaaaaaaaaactttccttgGTTTCCTAAGATTATTTAACTATGAAAATAACagattcatgtaaaaaaaaaaaaaaaaaaaatgtagatggGACAAAGTTTGCAAAGACATAACAGGCAAACTTTATCTGTAAGCACACAcagagtgtttgtttttaacattccTCTTGCACATTGTACCAGAAGTCTTCAGATCAGAACATTTTAATCTTAATATTGTATATTACGTTTGTCTCACGCTTTAAGTGTTTGTGACACTTGTAGTAAaaacactagtgaaaacaaatgctttctAATTTAACAAATTTGCACTATCTTTGCactagcttcatgaaggttatagCATTCAGCTCAAATGTgttcattatatttatatagacaTTTTAGCTTCTTAAgtagtttatttatatagacaTATTAGTTTCTTATTTACATATACGTTTTAGTTTCTTATGAAGTTTCTTATTTATAGACATTAGTTTCTTAAGTAGTTTCTTATTTATACAGACATATTAGTTTCTTAAGTAGTTTCTTATTTATATCAACGTATTAGTTTCTTAAGTGGTTTCTTATTTATATCGACGTATAAGTTTCTTATGTAGTTTCTTATTTACATAGAAGTATTAGTTTCTTTAGTAGtttcttatttatatatacGTATTAGTTTCTTATGTAGTTTCTTATTTATATAGATGTTTTAGTTAACATAGGGTTAAAAGATGTTATCTTTATCTGACAGTTTCTTTGAACAACTACAAAAGGCTAAAGTTGGTCACTGAAACTGTCAGGTAATAATAACATCTATATAGTATTCAGCACTTGCTCAAAATACCTGACAGAGCTGTAGAGtcgactgtgttttcatttcagaggctGTGGTTTGGTTTGTAGTTGCCTATTATTGAACTGTGTTGTAGTGACacgtgttcctattattttgacaaccccattttagtcagcgGGCTAAGCTAAACTACAGGAGCACTCTGCATGACTTAATTCAACCCAGTTTAGcaacaccacaaactacaccctCCAAAATGATGATACAGtcgagtcatttttttttttttttttactggaaggCTCTTATTAcagcatgcatttgtttttaatggtgtacctaatgttttggcaagtgggCGTAAAGCGAAACACCTAACATGCTAACGCTCCCTCAATATACGATAAACTAACTACAGCCCCATGCTTGTATATCGTTAATTTAAGGCACttacagtcttttttttaaactataacCATAACTAGTTAACTCCAGGAGGGCAGCGTCGAGCAGAGCTCAACTACAGGTGAAGCTAGCCTCGGTGGCTACATAACAAGCTAACACGTTTCTCTGtgaataaagagaaagaaaacgcGGCGACCCACCATGACACCTTTTGGTCAATAGCTCTGattttttgtgtctcttcaaACGTCGTCCACGCTATCGCTTACAGTTCACGGTCGGAGAAGCGGACGACACAACGAACATATTTACGAGCTCGCATGAACGCAGCCATTTCGCTGAGTAGTCCGGAGCTTCAgggacaggaaggaaggacgagACAGGAGGATCCGTCCGTGGTGAACTTTGTTGTGGGAATTTAACTTAGATTCCCCCTACACTGTCACATAGTTATTCGCTTTggaataaaagataataatttgataaaaataaataaataataaaaatcataaCAATACAAAGCTATCTAACATTTCTGCAAGTGTGACCCAAACGCAACAAAAATGGTGCGTTAACTATTTTGCAGAAGTAACTGTATCATATTTACCATTAATATGTGCAGCTCCACTTTTCACTGGGTGTCACTCTTTACTCCCTCAGTTTCACAAGGACTCTACACCTGACAGTGTACTGTGGTGTGTAGAAATTAGCCTGCCGTCGAAGAAACATGCCCCTCTGCTGATTTACCAAATTTTCTTTGTAGAACGGTGTAAAAATTGGTCACATTCCCTGAACATCAATGCAAACGTGTCAAACTCGTTGGAGGGATACAGTGTTGTCCAATAGCAGAGCTGCACACAGGAGGCTTACAAGAAGTGATAAAACCGAAAACTCGTTCTGCAAGAGTAAATGCCTAGTGAAGCTAGAGATGTGTGTGGAGATATTTTACATGCTTTGCAGAGCAAAACAAGGTTAGAAAACATGCTGCATTAGTAATAATGATCTGTTAATAATATGATGTGTACTATAATATGACAACACTCAGTGGAGTCAATTTGCATGGTTGACAGTTTTGATACTTTGGGTTTCACACCTTTCTGTGGGcgactgtatgtttgtgtacaattttaaaatagaggaatataaataatgacaagtTTTATTAGCACTGTCTGGTGATGAACAACAAAATACAGCTTGGTAGCGCTTTGGTTCTGGAGCAATAAAAGTAGAAAGCATAGCAGCACAAAGATTAAAAACTATAGcagttttggttttcattttgactctgtagctcttcctagaagGCAGCGTAGTAAACAGCCTCTATCCAGGGTGGGTGTGGTCCCTGGAAATGTGActggctttctttcttttggagCCGGTCTGTGTAGATGTCTCTCGGGGGCAGCAGTAGGATACAGTAGACCTGTAGAAGTTTGACAGGAggtgcaaatgtaaacatgtatttagaccattagaacataagtgctgatacAGGAACTTGTCagcatacacattatcacattagacaacatcgCTAATAAGGCAGTATcactcagtgttcatgcagaggtggaccatGACAACCACATTTGACCTGTGAACGTTTCCTTGatctgctctgattggctaaatgaaaaccacatgttttttaacctcactgagaggcacagggacgcaatttaatATGTGTAccgaagttaccaaatatggttccttgctccataaagggttaaagctTTCCACCGACTGAACCTCCTCTCCCTACAGAGGGCAGTAAATTTGACAATTGTGTTGGTGGTGTGAATGGAGGCACAAATAGTTGTTTATTTGCCATATTTTGGTTCAATATATTTTGTAACACTTTGTTTTCTATCATTTTGTAAGTGTTTGCTTTTACTTTGTTACATATCAGGGCCTTAAATTACTTCTCGATTGCCGTATGGTTAccctcctattttttttttttttttttttggcttcatatttaatgagttttcctaatttaatggggaCACTGTGACACTGGCCAAGAATATGTACTTAGTAAATATATGAAGctatttaaaaaacatctctTTCTAATTTCAGGTCAGTCAGTGAGATTTTATACCATAAATTTTATGGTGATCTGGATATTTCTCCATAGTCGTGTATGCAGGACTATGCAGGTATTCTAGATGTATATGTGGGTGGTGTGAgggctttgttttatttacagagcTATTCAGGTACttgacaaacaaacataaagtactTGACACATAAACTTAGGAGGTGTAAATTGCTGTTGTCAAATTGACCACAAGGATAAAAAGTATTAAACAAGAGATttaaccaaagaagaagaacgcaAAGCAAGAGAATTAACTGTAACTCGTTTCCGCCTTTGTGTTGCGTCGAGAAAGACCCTGTGTGCTATTTTCACGTTGTTGTTTAAAGTGCAGTTTTATTACGACGTTTGACTCGTATCATGGtatatttaagttaaaatagCTGTTTTTGCATTTATCTGGGCATCATCTCTGTAGCAAACCTCGCGCATTAAAATAcgaaaaaatactgtaatatttCCGTTGTAGACGCTAAATAGTTGATGCTAAGTTGCAGGGATCTATTTcgtctctgttgtgtctttgtgtccaaACCTGAGAGCTGTGATTTGTCGTAAAAAGactgaaaagtgttttataGCAACGCGAGATGAGGAAGGGGCCTAGCTGAGATTTTATTtacactgcatgtgtgtgtgtgtgtgacggacACACTGGTTGTTTGTGTGCCAGTTTATTACCGCATTAAGCCATTTGTTGAACATCGACTACGGATGCTCGGCTATGCGTTGTTGTCGTCGTCGGTTTGACGCGGGGAGGGTGAGTGTTGCTTCTCTGCcgcttctttctttattttgagtCATTTCGTCCACGCACAGTTGTTCCTCTGGATaatttgttaatgttttgtttcagcAGCTGGGCCAACATCAGCACCACAACACAGGCACGCGCTCGTCTCCTACCACATCTGTTATgttaaaaaatcaacaaaaaagaaaaacacacagggtGGTGTTGTAGTATTAAGATTATTTAACGCGAAACAACAGCGGGAATTAACCTTGCGGAATGTGCATATAATGAATGGTTATTGTCAAAAACGAATGGGCAtcgttagcatggttagcatggttagcgTGGTTCACTTAAAGGGCCAATGCTGTCATTCTCATCCTCATTTATCTCATCTATTATTACAGGAGGACACACCTGTAGTATACCAGAGGTGGCAAAAGTATTCACATTATGCACTGTAatgaaaatgcaataaaaagtTAAGATAGAATAATGTATACTAAACTGATCAGAAGTcttgcataaaaacaaacaagacgtTTAAAAGTGTCAGGCACATGTGTTATTTCCTTATCCACGCACACTGAAAATAATACAGTTGCCTAATTAACaccctgttgttgtttttgttgtccaTCCGTCAACTTCTCAGCCCACGGAGGCACATCCATGAAACCATGAGTCCTCCAGCTCTGCCCGTCGTCTTCTGCTGTTGTCACAGGAAAATCTGGTTGCATTCACCAGTAGGAGGTGAGGACGACATCTCCGCTTTCCACCCGATTATTATCTGCCCCCGGATGATGCTATGGAAGGACGAGCATAATGAATAGATACACAACCATCAGACAGCTCGGGGATGGCACCTACGGCTCAGTCATCCTCGGCCGCAGTCTGGAGTCGGGAGAGCTGGTCGCCATAAAGAAGTGAGTTTCCAGAAACAGTTTTGTTTCCCTGCATCCTTCAAAAGACATTTACAGCTGATGTTGTGCACCATGGTGTGTGTTGGTTGCTCTTAAAAGCAATGTTATCACTTAATAGCAGcaatgtgtgcaacagatgaATAAGCAGGAactatttgatttttttcagaatGAAGAGAAAGTTTTACTCTTGGGAAGAATGCATGAACCTTCGTGAAGTCAAGGTGAGCCTTTAACACACTTTTACACATTTGAATAGCATAGCAGCAACTATGGAAAAATCAACTCAGAACAAACTTGTTTCACTGAGGCCATAGCTGGAAGCAGAGACTGATTATTTAAAGCGCAGGTGTAAGCTGAAAGGTTTCTGGAAGTCATCGGACCCCCGTCATATTTGCAGCACTAAAAATAGTTGTGACCAGACTAACATTAGCAAAGTAATGATGGCTCCTTTCATATCCAGAAATATTATAGTGTGTCGCTTACTTGAATAATGTAATGGCCTAGTTGCAACGTGAAGTCATTTTGTGGAGGACCAATTAATGATATTTACTGCAAAACATGCTTGATATTGGCTGTTTTGCTGATATACCCCAATACTGTCTCTGATATCTAACTCCTGATATCAACCGATACCGACATGTGCAGGCTTTTTACACCAAAACTATATCTCCTGATGTGGAATTAACACAATATGCCTGATTTTATTGTGATGCCCTACTGGATGTCTTCATTAATGCAACATGACTTTCCAGATGTAAAAATTTCTGTGCAAAATAAGACACCAACTTCAAACTGCCCGGTATTATTGGAAATCCTTATTAAATATGATATGTTATGCTGTGAGAGGTAAAACAGTGTCTTGGTGCAACCTTGTGAATCTCCGGTTCAGTTTGGGTTgatgttttttccattttcttgcttcatgtttatctttttgtggttaaatattaaatgtgatgATGTACGTTGTAGCTCCGCTGTCAAATAATCAcaagctttttgttgttttcttttcacaccACTTCGGTGTGCTACTGTCTTAAGTTTCCTCACAGCTCCATGTCACACACCAGCTCTAAGAGCAGAAGGTGATTCTTGTGTGCTGTTGGTTTGGAGCCTAAACGTCCCCCTCTTTACTAGAGCTTATTGCAGCAGAACGTGTTTAGATCGGATCACGCTGGTCCTTAAAGCCCCGCTAAGTAGAATATAATTAAAGCATGCCATCATAAAGTCTCAGAGTCCCATTACAGCTTTTCCCCTGACTAAAATTTAGCATGGTTAAACCTGTATCATCCCAGCGCATGGGATCCTGCTTTCtatatttgttttcctcctttagATCGTAAGCTTAAATCCCAGCCTTTGCAGCAGTTACCCCCAAACCACATTGTGTTTCTAACTACCCGTGTTTCAACCAGGCGGTTTTTTTAATAGTTGTGCGTCGTGCTTCTTCTGAGTGTGCTGCTGTGTATTGTTCAgcatgattattatttttttggttttcagttCATGCGCTCCAGTTCTTACATCGTCTGTTTCTTTCAGTCCCTGAAGAAACTCAACCATGCGAACGTGATCAAGCTTAAGGAGGTGATTCGAGAAAACGATCACTTGTACTTTATTTTTGAGTACATGAAGGAAAACCTTTACCAGCTAATGAAAGATAGGTGCGTATAATTGTCTCtttttgtattaaatatatCCACATTTACATGTGTATTTGGCAAAAGCCTTCAGCTTGTTATATTTcgatctgtttgttttcttactgcAGGACCCGGTTGTTTCCTGAATCTGCTGTAAGGAACATTATGTTTCAGATACTTCAAGGGCTCGCATTCATTCATAAACATGGTACGTCAGCTTACAGCCCCAGGGTGCTAAATTAAACCATCActgtgtaggatttagtgggattattagaaaaagaaaaaaatgaatgtagtCGTATGCTTATATCCTCCAGGTCAGCCCTTTGATTGGTTGGTGGATATGCTCTTGTCCAATGAGATGCTCGTTGCTCTCTGGTGTTTTGCTCTAGATGAATCAAAATTGTCACACACCGTGTCTCTATTAGGGTTTTTTCACAGGGACATGAAACCGGAGAACCTCCTGTGCATGGGCCCAGAGCTGGTGAAAATAGCCGACTTCGGACTCGCGCGTGAGATCAGATCTCGACCGCCGTACACGGACTACGTCTCAACCAGATGGtgagtttctcttttttttttttacggtgaACCTCATTCGCCTGAAACGAAAGCGCGTTCATGTCCTTGTCCCGTTCTGTTCGACTCAGGTACAGAGCTCCAGAGGTGCTTCTCCGATCCACGTCCTACAGTTCGCCCATAGACCAGTGGGCGGTCGGCTGCATCATGGCGGAGCTCTACACCCTCAGGCCTCTTTTCCCAGGCTCCAGTGAAGTAGACACCATATTCAAGATTTGCCAAGTCTTGGGTACGCCGAAGAAGGTAACGTCTTACACCAGTGGAACAGAAAAATGATATTGAAGCGAAACAACTGAACAAATGTACGCAAGTGGTGTTTGTACCCAGGGATGAGGGATGACACTGTTAAGGGAATGTGACAGCGGTGTAACAGATGAGCTGAgagctggagggagagaaatCTCTCCCATGCAGCTGGGACATCACGGCTTGGAAGTGGGTGTGAAGTCTGGATTGCTGGTTTTAGAAACGTCAAGCCATCCTGAAGGAGAACAAGCTACTGCAGCATATGCACAGAGCTCATGACACACAGCCTTTTATTTGGTTTTCCCCTGTTATTCACCATCTGCGCAGGATGTGTGTTAGCATTTTTTTTGGCTAGATACACCGAGCTGTTTAAACATGTGCAGCGTTATCAGTTCCCGCAGTTCGGCTGCGCTACCTGCATGTTACTAAGACTGGAAACATCCTAATCATCTCCAAGTCTGTACTTGCTCATGAGCCCGAGTGACTGTGCACATTCCTGTCCTGCAAAACTGACAAAATCTGACTAAAAAACGCACGAGACACTTGGCTGTTTACCGGTATTGAGGTACATGCGCTACTGTATTATTTTCCTAACTATTCTACATATAGTGTAGGACAGAATAAACCAGATATCCTTGTGAAGtctgatgttggtggtggttaTTATGTGTAAGATGAACTGACTTCTCCCCATAGACCGATTGGCCGGAGGGATTCCAGTTGGCTAGTGCTATGAATTTCCGTTGGCCTCAGTGTGTCCCCAGTAACCTGAAGACACTGATCCCCAATGCGAGCCCTGAAGCCATCCATCTGATGACTGACCTGCTCCAGTGGGATCCCAAGAAGAGACCAGGTTCAGCCCAGGTAGGTAGCGCCACATTAGCTGCTACAGAATGAAGGCTCGCGTTTTTTGTCTAAATATTTTCGTCTTTTCAGGCTCTCAGGTACTCGTACTTTCACGTGGGCCAGGCTTTGGGCACTCCTCAGCAGATCCTGGAGCAGGGCAGGCCTCACCCGGGCCACGTGCCGCTACAGGCGCCCTTGCAGCCACAGCagacacagctgcagcagcagcagcagcagcaccagcaccagcaccagcagcctCTGCTGCTCAAGCCCGTGCCCCCTCCCCAGCCTCCGCCCCCCAACCAGCACTGCCCCCCGCCCAGGCCGCTCCAGCAGATCCAGCCCTCGTCCGCGTCGGCCGCCGCCCAGGCCGCGGCGTACCAGCGGCACACGGAGCTGGTgcgagagcagcagcagccaaagCACATCCTGAAGCCGGAGCAGACGGAAGGAACGCCGCAGGGCCGCCTTCCTTACATCGTCGACAAGAGTCTGCCAGGCAAGGTGAGATGTGATAACGTTTACAGGAGTTGTGTTGATTTGAATTGTTTCGAGAAGGGGAGACCGGCAGTCGGCtgatgtttgttgttctttgtaGCAAACGAGGCAGGAGTCAGAAAATGCAAATCTGCTGGGATATCAGTTGAAACCCAAAGGAGGAGGGCGGCGGCGTTGGGGTCACCTTAAGGGTGAAGACTGGGACGACTACGAGGAAACTGATCTGACGTCTATAAGCATTCTCGGGAAAAGTAACTTCTCCACAGAGAAGCCGAGGCAGGGGGAAGATGCACTGAGCAGGTGAGACTACTACGATCTGTGTGTGACATCTGCatagagacaaaaacacaatgaagtcTGTGTTACAACAAGCAGATTATTCAGACCGCTTTGCTCTCCTGTCTGTCAGATATGGAAACGTTCTGGATTTCAGTCGACCCAGTGGAAAGGAGGACGCACCTTTAAACCTGAACAAGGCGGCAGCTTATCAAGAGCCATCGAGGACCGCCTCCGCTAAACAACATTACCTGAGGCAGTCCAGATATTTACCCGGTAATatattgtacatttttacacactCGACATCTGTTACAGTAGCTGTGAACTGGACCTTAAACTGTTGCACCAGTCAAAACATCATTCGAACAGTCTGTCCATGCGTTATATATGTCTAAGCTATATATGTCTATCTATgtttactgttactgttgaGAGCTTTTGTGCCTGCACTGATTGACTTAATTATTGTGCTGACTTTACACAGTGGATGATAATGGGACTGGTTAAAGGATCTTTATTACATCACTTGCTCTATAGTGTATGAATGTTCCAAACAAaactttgtgtatttaaagaaatttaaatttaaaaaaaatatgtaaaaaaaaatgtctaaacaaccaaagattttgccccTGCcgtaccccctgttgaagatgtATGCTTTAGAGGATAATGTGTCTATTTCTGTCGGCGTCAGGCATAAGTACAAAGAAGAACGTGGCCATAAATGCCAGTAAAGACTTCAGTGGAAGCCATCTTTGGGGTGGCAGCAGTATACCATTCGGGGGAACTCTGCCGAGCAGAGGCGCACATGGTAACGTCACCGCGTTGTTTGTaactggttgttgttgctgctgctgctgctgctgctgctgtccctaCATTCAAATCagtgtgcatgtttctgtttcattcatcaGGCACAAATACAATCCCTGGTGGATACATGCCGTcgttttacaaaaaagacagtGGTTCGGCTGGTCACAGGGGGCATCAGGGTCCTTCAGCGGAAACGACAGCATCGAGTGAGCACGCATTTCACACGTCACGTAACTGTACCACAGCCTCTAAACAAACCAGCTGATCACTGTGCTGCATGTTTATTGATATTTCAGATTATGCAACGTGGCGTTCTGGCCGCAGTCAGATGAACACCTCTTCAAATGTACCGTTGGCCAACAAGGGCAGCCCCGGTCTGCTACCGCGCCCGCCGCTACAAACGATTCACGGGCGAACAGACTGGTCTGCCAAATACGGACACCGCTAGTGGCCTCAGTGGAGCTCTGACCTGTGCCCTAAGAACTCTTAAACCTCCAAAGAGTAGGCCTAGTTGTTTTATAATCAAAGCCTGTACATAAACCTTACACAGCAATAAATTTCGTTGCATCGTGTGTACCATGGATGTTGTGAGTTAAGTATTTAAATGTATGGGTAAATGCAACAGGCCAAAATGTGACTCGCtcctcagtgttttattttgtacttcTGTTATTTAACTGCTGTCATGCAGAGGTTAAACCctcagtttttttgtattttatcactGAATGTTGTTCAACAACATGTATACTTAATATGCATATTATAACTTGATGAAGCCTTCACTGTGACTTGGTTTGGGCTGACTAATTACTTTGCCTATGTACAGTatgcgcattttttttttttttttttacacttctctcctttttcttttacaatgtTTTCCCTGTCAATCTGGTTACCATTATTTGTGTATAAGTTTTTGGTCAATTTCAAGGCAGcactttaatttcactgaagTTGTGGGTCTGTTCAGCAGTAAAATTATCCAAGTCACCACCCTCAACCCCTCTCGTGGCCAAACTTGAGTGTGATTATTAAAATGCAGGTTATCGAGTATAATTAAACTTTTGACTCAGTACTGAtgtgttcagtgtttattttttttctgaaatcctGTGTAGTGGATCAGGTGGTTGGTTGCAGGACGTTAAATGTTAATCATTACAATATCagtcaattttttttccatgccACAGCCGCAACGTGATGAGTGCAGCAGAGCCACTGGATTACTCTGCTGCTAGACATTAATCCAGTTTGTCAGAAAAAGCTCACCATTAATGCCGTGCATGCATGAGTGCAGAGCATATACACTACAGGGATTAGAGTGGACTCATAATGTAATGACATGTATTTTTGCCGATGTGCATATGAATAATTGAAAAGAGTAAAGTCAGTGAGCAAAGCTGTCTTTAAAGTCTTCTCCCTGTGCATGTCTTGTATTGCATGGATGTAGCTAGGTCCAGGATGtgataagattttattaa
Coding sequences within it:
- the LOC125018552 gene encoding serine/threonine-protein kinase ICK-like isoform X1, translated to MNRYTTIRQLGDGTYGSVILGRSLESGELVAIKKMKRKFYSWEECMNLREVKSLKKLNHANVIKLKEVIRENDHLYFIFEYMKENLYQLMKDRTRLFPESAVRNIMFQILQGLAFIHKHGFFHRDMKPENLLCMGPELVKIADFGLAREIRSRPPYTDYVSTRWYRAPEVLLRSTSYSSPIDQWAVGCIMAELYTLRPLFPGSSEVDTIFKICQVLGTPKKTDWPEGFQLASAMNFRWPQCVPSNLKTLIPNASPEAIHLMTDLLQWDPKKRPGSAQALRYSYFHVGQALGTPQQILEQGRPHPGHVPLQAPLQPQQTQLQQQQQQHQHQHQQPLLLKPVPPPQPPPPNQHCPPPRPLQQIQPSSASAAAQAAAYQRHTELVREQQQPKHILKPEQTEGTPQGRLPYIVDKSLPGKQTRQESENANLLGYQLKPKGGGRRRWGHLKGEDWDDYEETDLTSISILGKSNFSTEKPRQGEDALSRYGNVLDFSRPSGKEDAPLNLNKAAAYQEPSRTASAKQHYLRQSRYLPGISTKKNVAINASKDFSGSHLWGGSSIPFGGTLPSRGAHGTNTIPGGYMPSFYKKDSGSAGHRGHQGPSAETTASNYATWRSGRSQMNTSSNVPLANKGSPGLLPRPPLQTIHGRTDWSAKYGHR
- the LOC125018552 gene encoding serine/threonine-protein kinase ICK-like isoform X2 — encoded protein: MKENLYQLMKDRTRLFPESAVRNIMFQILQGLAFIHKHGFFHRDMKPENLLCMGPELVKIADFGLAREIRSRPPYTDYVSTRWYRAPEVLLRSTSYSSPIDQWAVGCIMAELYTLRPLFPGSSEVDTIFKICQVLGTPKKTDWPEGFQLASAMNFRWPQCVPSNLKTLIPNASPEAIHLMTDLLQWDPKKRPGSAQALRYSYFHVGQALGTPQQILEQGRPHPGHVPLQAPLQPQQTQLQQQQQQHQHQHQQPLLLKPVPPPQPPPPNQHCPPPRPLQQIQPSSASAAAQAAAYQRHTELVREQQQPKHILKPEQTEGTPQGRLPYIVDKSLPGKQTRQESENANLLGYQLKPKGGGRRRWGHLKGEDWDDYEETDLTSISILGKSNFSTEKPRQGEDALSRYGNVLDFSRPSGKEDAPLNLNKAAAYQEPSRTASAKQHYLRQSRYLPGISTKKNVAINASKDFSGSHLWGGSSIPFGGTLPSRGAHGTNTIPGGYMPSFYKKDSGSAGHRGHQGPSAETTASNYATWRSGRSQMNTSSNVPLANKGSPGLLPRPPLQTIHGRTDWSAKYGHR